The Macaca fascicularis isolate 582-1 chromosome 11, T2T-MFA8v1.1 genome includes a region encoding these proteins:
- the HDAC7 gene encoding histone deacetylase 7 isoform X9 translates to MHSPGAGCPRPCADTPGPQPQPMDLRVGQRPPVEPPPEPTLLALQRPQRLHHHLFLAGLQQQRSVEPMRLSMDTPMPELQVGPQEQELRQLLHKDKSKRSAVASSVVKQKLAEVILKKQQAALERTVHSNSPGIPYRTLEPLETEGAARSMLSSFLPPVPSLPSDPPEHFPLRKTVSEPNLKLRYKPKKSLERRKNPLLRKESAPPSLRRRPAETLGDSSPSSSSTPASGCSSPNDSEHGPNPILGSEALLGQRLRLQETSLAPFALPTVSLLPAITLGLPAPARADSDRRTHPTLGPRGPILGSPHTPLFLPHGLEPEAGGTLPSRLQPILLLDPSGSHAPLLTVPGLGPLPFHFAQSLMTTERLSGSGLHWPLSRTRSEPLPPSATAPPPPGPMQPRLEQLKTHVQVIKPGVSPPQRSAKPSEKPRLRQIPSAEDLETDGGGPGQVVDDGLEHRELSHGQPEARGPAPLQQHPQVLLWEQQRLAGRLPRGSTGDTVLLPLAQGGHRPLSRAQSSPAAPASLSAPEPASQARVLSSSETPARTLPFTTGLIYDSVMLKHQCSCGDNSRHPEHAGRIQSIWSRLQERGLRSQCECLRGRKASLEELQSVHSERHVLLYGTNPLSRLKLDNGKLAGLLAQRMFVMLPCGGVGVDTDTIWNELHSSNAARWAAGSVTDLAFKVASRELKNGFAVVRPPGHHADHSTAMGFCFFNSVAIACRQLQQQSKASKILIVDWDVHHGNGTQQTFYQDPSVLYISLHRHDDGNFFPGSGAVDEVGAGSGEGFNVNVAWTGGLDPPMGDPEYLAAFRTVVMPIAREFSPDLVLVSAGFDAAEGHPAPLGGYHVSAKCFGYMTQQLMNLAGGAVVLALEGGHDLTAICDASEACVAALLGNKVDPLSEEGWKQKPNLNAIRSLEAVIRVHSKYWGCMQRLASCPDSWVPRVPGADKEEVEAVTALASLSVGILAEDRPSEQLVEEEEPMNL, encoded by the exons gctgccCCAGGCCCTGTGCAGACACACCAGGCCCTCAGCCCCAGCCCATGGACCTGCGGGTGGGCCAGCGGCCCCCAGTGGAGCCCCCACCAGAGCCCACATTGCTGGCCCTGCAGCGTCCCCAGCGCCTGCACCACCACCTCTTCCTAGCAGGCCTGCAGCAGCAGCGCTCGGTGGAGCCCATGAGG CTCTCCATGGACACACCGATGCCCGAGTTGCAGGTGGGACCCCAGGAACAAGAGTTGCGGCAGCTTCTCCACAAGGACAAGAGCAAGCGAA GTGCTGTAGCCAGCAGCGTGGTCAAGCAGAAGCTGGCAGAGGTGATTCTGAAAAAACAGCAGGCAGCCCTAGAGAGAACAGTCCATTCCAACAGCCCCGGCATTCCCTACAG AACCCTGGAGCCCCTGGAGACGGAAGGAGCCGCCCGCTCCATGCTCAGCAGCTTTTTGCCTCCTGTTCCCAGCCTGCCCAGTGACCCCCCAGAGCACTTCCCTCTGCGCAAGACAG TCTCTGAGCCCAACCTGAAGCTGCGCTATAAGCCCAAGAAGTCCCTGGAGCGGAGGAAGAATCCACTGCTCCGAAAGGAAAGTGCGCCCCCCAGCCTCCGGCGGCGGCCTGCAGAGACCCTCGGAG ACTCCTCCCCAAGTAGTAGCAGCACGCCTGCGTCAGGGTGCAGCTCCCCCAATGACAGCGAGCACGGCCCCAATCCCATCCTGGGCTCGGAG GCGCTCTTGGGCCAGCGGCTGCGGCTGCAGGAGACTTCTCTGGCCCCGTTCGCCTTGCCGACAGTGTCCTTGCTGCCCGCAATCACGCTGGGGCTGCCCGCCCCTGCCAGG GCTGACAGTGACCGCAGGACCCATCCGACTCTGGGCCCTCGGGGGCCGATCCTGGGGAGCCCCCACACTCCCCTCTTCCTGCCCCATGGCCTGGAGCCCGAGGCTGGGGGCACTTTGCCCTCTCGCCTGCAGCCCATTCTCCTCCTGGACCCCTCAGGCTCTCATGCCCCGCTGCTGACTG TGCCCGGGCTTGGGCCCTTGCCCTTCCACTTTGCCCAGTCCTTAATGACCACCGAGCGGCTCTCCGGGTCAGGTCTCCACTGGCCACTGAGCCGGACTCGCTCAGAGCCCCTGCCCCCCAGTGCCACCGCTCCCCCACCGCCGGGCCCCATGCAGCCCCGCCTGGAGCAACTCAAAACTCACGTCCAGGTGATCAAG CCAGGggtctcccctccccagaggtcAGCCAAACCGAGTGAGAAGCCCCGGCTGCGGCAGATACCTTCGGCTGAAGACCTGGAGACAGATGGTGGGGGACCGGGCCAGGTGGTAGACGATGGCCTGGAACACAGGGAGCTGAGCCATGGGCAGCCTGAGGCCAGAGGCCCTGCTCCTCTCCAGCAGCACCCCCAG GTGTTGCTCTGGGAACAGCAGCGACTGGCTGGGCGGCTCCCCCGGGGCAGCACCGGGGACACTGTGCTGCTTCCTCTGGCTCAGGGTGGGCACCGGCCTCTGTCCCGGGCTCAGTCTTCCCCAGCCGCACCTGCCTCACTGTCAGCCCCAGAACCTGCCAGCCAGGCCCGAGTCCTCTCCAGCTCAGAGACCCCTGCCAGGACCCTGCCCTTCACCACAG GGCTGATCTATGACTCGGTCATGCTGAAGCACCAGTGCTCCTGTGGTGACAACAGCAGGCACCCAGAGCACGCCGGCCGCATCCAGAGCATCTGGTCCCGGCTGCAGGAGCGGGGTCTCCGGAGCCAGTGTGAG TGTCTCCGAGGCCGGAAGGCCTCCCTGGAGGAGCTGCAGTCGGTCCACTCTGAGCGGCACGTGCTCCTCTACGGCACCAACCCGCTCAGCCGCCTCAAACTGGACAATGGGAAGCTGGCAG GGCTCCTGGCACAGCGGATGTTTGTGATGCTGCCCTGTGGTGGGGTTGGG GTGGACACTGACACCATCTGGAATGAGCTGCATTCCTCCAATGCAGCCCGCTGGGCCGCTGGCAGTGTCACTGACCTCGCCTTCAAAGTGGCTTCTCGTGAGCTGAAG AATGGTTTCGCTGTGGTGCGGCCCCCAGGACACCATGCAGATCATTCAACAGCCAT GGGCTTCTGCTTCTTCAACTCAGTGGCCATCGCCTGCCGGCAGCTGCAACAGCAGAGCAAGGCTAGCAAGATCCTCATTGTAGACTGG GACGTGCACCATGGCAACGGCACCCAGCAAACCTTCTACCAAGACCCCAGTGTGCTCTACATCTCCCTGCATCGCCATGACGATGGCAACTTCTTCCCGGGGAGTGGGGCCGTGGATGAG GTAGGGGCTGGCAGCGGTGAGGGCTTCAATGTCAATGTGGCCTGGACTGGAGGTCTGGATCCCCCCATGGGGGATCCTGAGTACCTGGCTGCTTTCAG GACAGTCGTGATGCCCATTGCCCGAGAGTTCTCTCCAGACCTAGTCCTGGTGTCTGCTGGATTTGATGCTGCTGAGGGTCACCCGGCCCCACTGGGTGGCTACCATGTTTCTGCCAAAT GTTTTGGGTACATGACGCAGCAACTGATGAACCTGGCAGGAGGTGCAGTGGTGCTGGCCTTGGAGGGTGGCCATGACCTCACAGCCATCTGTGACGCCTCTGAGGCCTGTGTGGCTGCTCTTCTGGGTAACAAG GTGGATCCCCTTTCAGAAGAAGGCTGGAAACAGAAACCCAACCTCAATGCCATCCGCTCTCTGGAGGCCGTGATCCGGGTGCACA GTAAATACTGGGGCTGCATGCAGCGCCTGGCCTCCTGTCCAGACTCCTGGGTGCCTAGAGTGCCAGGGGCTGACAAAGAAGAAGTGGAGGCAGTGACCGCACTGGCATCCCTCTCTGTGGGCATCCTGGCTGAAGACAG GCCCTCGGAGCAgctggtggaggaggaagaacctATGAATCTCTAA
- the HDAC7 gene encoding histone deacetylase 7 isoform X22 → MTTERLSGSGLHWPLSRTRSEPLPPSATAPPPPGPMQPRLEQLKTHVQVIKRSAKPSEKPRLRQIPSAEDLETDGGGPGQVVDDGLEHRELSHGQPEARGPAPLQQHPQVLLWEQQRLAGRLPRGSTGDTVLLPLAQGGHRPLSRAQSSPAAPASLSAPEPASQARVLSSSETPARTLPFTTGLIYDSVMLKHQCSCGDNSRHPEHAGRIQSIWSRLQERGLRSQCECLRGRKASLEELQSVHSERHVLLYGTNPLSRLKLDNGKLAGLLAQRMFVMLPCGGVGVDTDTIWNELHSSNAARWAAGSVTDLAFKVASRELKNGFAVVRPPGHHADHSTAMGFCFFNSVAIACRQLQQQSKASKILIVDWDVHHGNGTQQTFYQDPSVLYISLHRHDDGNFFPGSGAVDEVGAGSGEGFNVNVAWTGGLDPPMGDPEYLAAFRTVVMPIAREFSPDLVLVSAGFDAAEGHPAPLGGYHVSAKCFGYMTQQLMNLAGGAVVLALEGGHDLTAICDASEACVAALLGNKVDPLSEEGWKQKPNLNAIRSLEAVIRVHSKYWGCMQRLASCPDSWVPRVPGADKEEVEAVTALASLSVGILAEDRPSEQLVEEEEPMNL, encoded by the exons ATGACCACCGAGCGGCTCTCCGGGTCAGGTCTCCACTGGCCACTGAGCCGGACTCGCTCAGAGCCCCTGCCCCCCAGTGCCACCGCTCCCCCACCGCCGGGCCCCATGCAGCCCCGCCTGGAGCAACTCAAAACTCACGTCCAGGTGATCAAG aggtcAGCCAAACCGAGTGAGAAGCCCCGGCTGCGGCAGATACCTTCGGCTGAAGACCTGGAGACAGATGGTGGGGGACCGGGCCAGGTGGTAGACGATGGCCTGGAACACAGGGAGCTGAGCCATGGGCAGCCTGAGGCCAGAGGCCCTGCTCCTCTCCAGCAGCACCCCCAG GTGTTGCTCTGGGAACAGCAGCGACTGGCTGGGCGGCTCCCCCGGGGCAGCACCGGGGACACTGTGCTGCTTCCTCTGGCTCAGGGTGGGCACCGGCCTCTGTCCCGGGCTCAGTCTTCCCCAGCCGCACCTGCCTCACTGTCAGCCCCAGAACCTGCCAGCCAGGCCCGAGTCCTCTCCAGCTCAGAGACCCCTGCCAGGACCCTGCCCTTCACCACAG GGCTGATCTATGACTCGGTCATGCTGAAGCACCAGTGCTCCTGTGGTGACAACAGCAGGCACCCAGAGCACGCCGGCCGCATCCAGAGCATCTGGTCCCGGCTGCAGGAGCGGGGTCTCCGGAGCCAGTGTGAG TGTCTCCGAGGCCGGAAGGCCTCCCTGGAGGAGCTGCAGTCGGTCCACTCTGAGCGGCACGTGCTCCTCTACGGCACCAACCCGCTCAGCCGCCTCAAACTGGACAATGGGAAGCTGGCAG GGCTCCTGGCACAGCGGATGTTTGTGATGCTGCCCTGTGGTGGGGTTGGG GTGGACACTGACACCATCTGGAATGAGCTGCATTCCTCCAATGCAGCCCGCTGGGCCGCTGGCAGTGTCACTGACCTCGCCTTCAAAGTGGCTTCTCGTGAGCTGAAG AATGGTTTCGCTGTGGTGCGGCCCCCAGGACACCATGCAGATCATTCAACAGCCAT GGGCTTCTGCTTCTTCAACTCAGTGGCCATCGCCTGCCGGCAGCTGCAACAGCAGAGCAAGGCTAGCAAGATCCTCATTGTAGACTGG GACGTGCACCATGGCAACGGCACCCAGCAAACCTTCTACCAAGACCCCAGTGTGCTCTACATCTCCCTGCATCGCCATGACGATGGCAACTTCTTCCCGGGGAGTGGGGCCGTGGATGAG GTAGGGGCTGGCAGCGGTGAGGGCTTCAATGTCAATGTGGCCTGGACTGGAGGTCTGGATCCCCCCATGGGGGATCCTGAGTACCTGGCTGCTTTCAG GACAGTCGTGATGCCCATTGCCCGAGAGTTCTCTCCAGACCTAGTCCTGGTGTCTGCTGGATTTGATGCTGCTGAGGGTCACCCGGCCCCACTGGGTGGCTACCATGTTTCTGCCAAAT GTTTTGGGTACATGACGCAGCAACTGATGAACCTGGCAGGAGGTGCAGTGGTGCTGGCCTTGGAGGGTGGCCATGACCTCACAGCCATCTGTGACGCCTCTGAGGCCTGTGTGGCTGCTCTTCTGGGTAACAAG GTGGATCCCCTTTCAGAAGAAGGCTGGAAACAGAAACCCAACCTCAATGCCATCCGCTCTCTGGAGGCCGTGATCCGGGTGCACA GTAAATACTGGGGCTGCATGCAGCGCCTGGCCTCCTGTCCAGACTCCTGGGTGCCTAGAGTGCCAGGGGCTGACAAAGAAGAAGTGGAGGCAGTGACCGCACTGGCATCCCTCTCTGTGGGCATCCTGGCTGAAGACAG GCCCTCGGAGCAgctggtggaggaggaagaacctATGAATCTCTAA
- the HDAC7 gene encoding histone deacetylase 7 isoform X18: MHSPGADGTQVSPGAHYRSPTGTGCPRPCADTPGPQPQPMDLRVGQRPPVEPPPEPTLLALQRPQRLHHHLFLAGLQQQRSVEPMRLSMDTPMPELQVGPQEQELRQLLHKDKSKRSAVASSVVKQKLAEVILKKQQAALERTVHSNSPGIPYRTLEPLETEGAARSMLSSFLPPVPSLPSDPPEHFPLRKTVSEPNLKLRYKPKKSLERRKNPLLRKESAPPSLRRRPAETLGDSSPSSSSTPASGCSSPNDSEHGPNPILGSEADSDRRTHPTLGPRGPILGSPHTPLFLPHGLEPEAGGTLPSRLQPILLLDPSGSHAPLLTVPGLGPLPFHFAQSLMTTERLSGSGLHWPLSRTRSEPLPPSATAPPPPGPMQPRLEQLKTHVQVIKRSAKPSEKPRLRQIPSAEDLETDGGGPGQVVDDGLEHRELSHGQPEARGPAPLQQHPQVLLWEQQRLAGRLPRGSTGDTVLLPLAQGGHRPLSRAQSSPAAPASLSAPEPASQARVLSSSETPARTLPFTTGLIYDSVMLKHQCSCGDNSRHPEHAGRIQSIWSRLQERGLRSQCECLRGRKASLEELQSVHSERHVLLYGTNPLSRLKLDNGKLAGLLAQRMFVMLPCGGVGVDTDTIWNELHSSNAARWAAGSVTDLAFKVASRELKNGFAVVRPPGHHADHSTAMGFCFFNSVAIACRQLQQQSKASKILIVDWDVHHGNGTQQTFYQDPSVLYISLHRHDDGNFFPGSGAVDEVGAGSGEGFNVNVAWTGGLDPPMGDPEYLAAFRTVVMPIAREFSPDLVLVSAGFDAAEGHPAPLGGYHVSAKCFGYMTQQLMNLAGGAVVLALEGGHDLTAICDASEACVAALLGNKVDPLSEEGWKQKPNLNAIRSLEAVIRVHSKYWGCMQRLASCPDSWVPRVPGADKEEVEAVTALASLSVGILAEDRPSEQLVEEEEPMNL, translated from the exons ATGGGACCCAGGTGAGCCCGGGTGCCCACTATCGCAGCCCCACTGGCACAG gctgccCCAGGCCCTGTGCAGACACACCAGGCCCTCAGCCCCAGCCCATGGACCTGCGGGTGGGCCAGCGGCCCCCAGTGGAGCCCCCACCAGAGCCCACATTGCTGGCCCTGCAGCGTCCCCAGCGCCTGCACCACCACCTCTTCCTAGCAGGCCTGCAGCAGCAGCGCTCGGTGGAGCCCATGAGG CTCTCCATGGACACACCGATGCCCGAGTTGCAGGTGGGACCCCAGGAACAAGAGTTGCGGCAGCTTCTCCACAAGGACAAGAGCAAGCGAA GTGCTGTAGCCAGCAGCGTGGTCAAGCAGAAGCTGGCAGAGGTGATTCTGAAAAAACAGCAGGCAGCCCTAGAGAGAACAGTCCATTCCAACAGCCCCGGCATTCCCTACAG AACCCTGGAGCCCCTGGAGACGGAAGGAGCCGCCCGCTCCATGCTCAGCAGCTTTTTGCCTCCTGTTCCCAGCCTGCCCAGTGACCCCCCAGAGCACTTCCCTCTGCGCAAGACAG TCTCTGAGCCCAACCTGAAGCTGCGCTATAAGCCCAAGAAGTCCCTGGAGCGGAGGAAGAATCCACTGCTCCGAAAGGAAAGTGCGCCCCCCAGCCTCCGGCGGCGGCCTGCAGAGACCCTCGGAG ACTCCTCCCCAAGTAGTAGCAGCACGCCTGCGTCAGGGTGCAGCTCCCCCAATGACAGCGAGCACGGCCCCAATCCCATCCTGGGCTCGGAG GCTGACAGTGACCGCAGGACCCATCCGACTCTGGGCCCTCGGGGGCCGATCCTGGGGAGCCCCCACACTCCCCTCTTCCTGCCCCATGGCCTGGAGCCCGAGGCTGGGGGCACTTTGCCCTCTCGCCTGCAGCCCATTCTCCTCCTGGACCCCTCAGGCTCTCATGCCCCGCTGCTGACTG TGCCCGGGCTTGGGCCCTTGCCCTTCCACTTTGCCCAGTCCTTAATGACCACCGAGCGGCTCTCCGGGTCAGGTCTCCACTGGCCACTGAGCCGGACTCGCTCAGAGCCCCTGCCCCCCAGTGCCACCGCTCCCCCACCGCCGGGCCCCATGCAGCCCCGCCTGGAGCAACTCAAAACTCACGTCCAGGTGATCAAG aggtcAGCCAAACCGAGTGAGAAGCCCCGGCTGCGGCAGATACCTTCGGCTGAAGACCTGGAGACAGATGGTGGGGGACCGGGCCAGGTGGTAGACGATGGCCTGGAACACAGGGAGCTGAGCCATGGGCAGCCTGAGGCCAGAGGCCCTGCTCCTCTCCAGCAGCACCCCCAG GTGTTGCTCTGGGAACAGCAGCGACTGGCTGGGCGGCTCCCCCGGGGCAGCACCGGGGACACTGTGCTGCTTCCTCTGGCTCAGGGTGGGCACCGGCCTCTGTCCCGGGCTCAGTCTTCCCCAGCCGCACCTGCCTCACTGTCAGCCCCAGAACCTGCCAGCCAGGCCCGAGTCCTCTCCAGCTCAGAGACCCCTGCCAGGACCCTGCCCTTCACCACAG GGCTGATCTATGACTCGGTCATGCTGAAGCACCAGTGCTCCTGTGGTGACAACAGCAGGCACCCAGAGCACGCCGGCCGCATCCAGAGCATCTGGTCCCGGCTGCAGGAGCGGGGTCTCCGGAGCCAGTGTGAG TGTCTCCGAGGCCGGAAGGCCTCCCTGGAGGAGCTGCAGTCGGTCCACTCTGAGCGGCACGTGCTCCTCTACGGCACCAACCCGCTCAGCCGCCTCAAACTGGACAATGGGAAGCTGGCAG GGCTCCTGGCACAGCGGATGTTTGTGATGCTGCCCTGTGGTGGGGTTGGG GTGGACACTGACACCATCTGGAATGAGCTGCATTCCTCCAATGCAGCCCGCTGGGCCGCTGGCAGTGTCACTGACCTCGCCTTCAAAGTGGCTTCTCGTGAGCTGAAG AATGGTTTCGCTGTGGTGCGGCCCCCAGGACACCATGCAGATCATTCAACAGCCAT GGGCTTCTGCTTCTTCAACTCAGTGGCCATCGCCTGCCGGCAGCTGCAACAGCAGAGCAAGGCTAGCAAGATCCTCATTGTAGACTGG GACGTGCACCATGGCAACGGCACCCAGCAAACCTTCTACCAAGACCCCAGTGTGCTCTACATCTCCCTGCATCGCCATGACGATGGCAACTTCTTCCCGGGGAGTGGGGCCGTGGATGAG GTAGGGGCTGGCAGCGGTGAGGGCTTCAATGTCAATGTGGCCTGGACTGGAGGTCTGGATCCCCCCATGGGGGATCCTGAGTACCTGGCTGCTTTCAG GACAGTCGTGATGCCCATTGCCCGAGAGTTCTCTCCAGACCTAGTCCTGGTGTCTGCTGGATTTGATGCTGCTGAGGGTCACCCGGCCCCACTGGGTGGCTACCATGTTTCTGCCAAAT GTTTTGGGTACATGACGCAGCAACTGATGAACCTGGCAGGAGGTGCAGTGGTGCTGGCCTTGGAGGGTGGCCATGACCTCACAGCCATCTGTGACGCCTCTGAGGCCTGTGTGGCTGCTCTTCTGGGTAACAAG GTGGATCCCCTTTCAGAAGAAGGCTGGAAACAGAAACCCAACCTCAATGCCATCCGCTCTCTGGAGGCCGTGATCCGGGTGCACA GTAAATACTGGGGCTGCATGCAGCGCCTGGCCTCCTGTCCAGACTCCTGGGTGCCTAGAGTGCCAGGGGCTGACAAAGAAGAAGTGGAGGCAGTGACCGCACTGGCATCCCTCTCTGTGGGCATCCTGGCTGAAGACAG GCCCTCGGAGCAgctggtggaggaggaagaacctATGAATCTCTAA
- the HDAC7 gene encoding histone deacetylase 7 isoform X11 produces MHSPGAGCPRPCADTPGPQPQPMDLRVGQRPPVEPPPEPTLLALQRPQRLHHHLFLAGLQQQRSVEPMRLSMDTPMPELQVGPQEQELRQLLHKDKSKRSAVASSVVKQKLAEVILKKQQAALERTVHSNSPGIPYRTLEPLETEGAARSMLSSFLPPVPSLPSDPPEHFPLRKTVSEPNLKLRYKPKKSLERRKNPLLRKESAPPSLRRRPAETLGDSSPSSSSTPASGCSSPNDSEHGPNPILGSEALLGQRLRLQETSLAPFALPTVSLLPAITLGLPAPARADSDRRTHPTLGPRGPILGSPHTPLFLPHGLEPEAGGTLPSRLQPILLLDPSGSHAPLLTVPGLGPLPFHFAQSLMTTERLSGSGLHWPLSRTRSEPLPPSATAPPPPGPMQPRLEQLKTHVQVIKRSAKPSEKPRLRQIPSAEDLETDGGGPGQVVDDGLEHRELSHGQPEARGPAPLQQHPQVLLWEQQRLAGRLPRGSTGDTVLLPLAQGGHRPLSRAQSSPAAPASLSAPEPASQARVLSSSETPARTLPFTTGLIYDSVMLKHQCSCGDNSRHPEHAGRIQSIWSRLQERGLRSQCECLRGRKASLEELQSVHSERHVLLYGTNPLSRLKLDNGKLAGLLAQRMFVMLPCGGVGVDTDTIWNELHSSNAARWAAGSVTDLAFKVASRELKNGFAVVRPPGHHADHSTAMGFCFFNSVAIACRQLQQQSKASKILIVDWDVHHGNGTQQTFYQDPSVLYISLHRHDDGNFFPGSGAVDEVGAGSGEGFNVNVAWTGGLDPPMGDPEYLAAFRTVVMPIAREFSPDLVLVSAGFDAAEGHPAPLGGYHVSAKCFGYMTQQLMNLAGGAVVLALEGGHDLTAICDASEACVAALLGNKVDPLSEEGWKQKPNLNAIRSLEAVIRVHSKYWGCMQRLASCPDSWVPRVPGADKEEVEAVTALASLSVGILAEDRPSEQLVEEEEPMNL; encoded by the exons gctgccCCAGGCCCTGTGCAGACACACCAGGCCCTCAGCCCCAGCCCATGGACCTGCGGGTGGGCCAGCGGCCCCCAGTGGAGCCCCCACCAGAGCCCACATTGCTGGCCCTGCAGCGTCCCCAGCGCCTGCACCACCACCTCTTCCTAGCAGGCCTGCAGCAGCAGCGCTCGGTGGAGCCCATGAGG CTCTCCATGGACACACCGATGCCCGAGTTGCAGGTGGGACCCCAGGAACAAGAGTTGCGGCAGCTTCTCCACAAGGACAAGAGCAAGCGAA GTGCTGTAGCCAGCAGCGTGGTCAAGCAGAAGCTGGCAGAGGTGATTCTGAAAAAACAGCAGGCAGCCCTAGAGAGAACAGTCCATTCCAACAGCCCCGGCATTCCCTACAG AACCCTGGAGCCCCTGGAGACGGAAGGAGCCGCCCGCTCCATGCTCAGCAGCTTTTTGCCTCCTGTTCCCAGCCTGCCCAGTGACCCCCCAGAGCACTTCCCTCTGCGCAAGACAG TCTCTGAGCCCAACCTGAAGCTGCGCTATAAGCCCAAGAAGTCCCTGGAGCGGAGGAAGAATCCACTGCTCCGAAAGGAAAGTGCGCCCCCCAGCCTCCGGCGGCGGCCTGCAGAGACCCTCGGAG ACTCCTCCCCAAGTAGTAGCAGCACGCCTGCGTCAGGGTGCAGCTCCCCCAATGACAGCGAGCACGGCCCCAATCCCATCCTGGGCTCGGAG GCGCTCTTGGGCCAGCGGCTGCGGCTGCAGGAGACTTCTCTGGCCCCGTTCGCCTTGCCGACAGTGTCCTTGCTGCCCGCAATCACGCTGGGGCTGCCCGCCCCTGCCAGG GCTGACAGTGACCGCAGGACCCATCCGACTCTGGGCCCTCGGGGGCCGATCCTGGGGAGCCCCCACACTCCCCTCTTCCTGCCCCATGGCCTGGAGCCCGAGGCTGGGGGCACTTTGCCCTCTCGCCTGCAGCCCATTCTCCTCCTGGACCCCTCAGGCTCTCATGCCCCGCTGCTGACTG TGCCCGGGCTTGGGCCCTTGCCCTTCCACTTTGCCCAGTCCTTAATGACCACCGAGCGGCTCTCCGGGTCAGGTCTCCACTGGCCACTGAGCCGGACTCGCTCAGAGCCCCTGCCCCCCAGTGCCACCGCTCCCCCACCGCCGGGCCCCATGCAGCCCCGCCTGGAGCAACTCAAAACTCACGTCCAGGTGATCAAG aggtcAGCCAAACCGAGTGAGAAGCCCCGGCTGCGGCAGATACCTTCGGCTGAAGACCTGGAGACAGATGGTGGGGGACCGGGCCAGGTGGTAGACGATGGCCTGGAACACAGGGAGCTGAGCCATGGGCAGCCTGAGGCCAGAGGCCCTGCTCCTCTCCAGCAGCACCCCCAG GTGTTGCTCTGGGAACAGCAGCGACTGGCTGGGCGGCTCCCCCGGGGCAGCACCGGGGACACTGTGCTGCTTCCTCTGGCTCAGGGTGGGCACCGGCCTCTGTCCCGGGCTCAGTCTTCCCCAGCCGCACCTGCCTCACTGTCAGCCCCAGAACCTGCCAGCCAGGCCCGAGTCCTCTCCAGCTCAGAGACCCCTGCCAGGACCCTGCCCTTCACCACAG GGCTGATCTATGACTCGGTCATGCTGAAGCACCAGTGCTCCTGTGGTGACAACAGCAGGCACCCAGAGCACGCCGGCCGCATCCAGAGCATCTGGTCCCGGCTGCAGGAGCGGGGTCTCCGGAGCCAGTGTGAG TGTCTCCGAGGCCGGAAGGCCTCCCTGGAGGAGCTGCAGTCGGTCCACTCTGAGCGGCACGTGCTCCTCTACGGCACCAACCCGCTCAGCCGCCTCAAACTGGACAATGGGAAGCTGGCAG GGCTCCTGGCACAGCGGATGTTTGTGATGCTGCCCTGTGGTGGGGTTGGG GTGGACACTGACACCATCTGGAATGAGCTGCATTCCTCCAATGCAGCCCGCTGGGCCGCTGGCAGTGTCACTGACCTCGCCTTCAAAGTGGCTTCTCGTGAGCTGAAG AATGGTTTCGCTGTGGTGCGGCCCCCAGGACACCATGCAGATCATTCAACAGCCAT GGGCTTCTGCTTCTTCAACTCAGTGGCCATCGCCTGCCGGCAGCTGCAACAGCAGAGCAAGGCTAGCAAGATCCTCATTGTAGACTGG GACGTGCACCATGGCAACGGCACCCAGCAAACCTTCTACCAAGACCCCAGTGTGCTCTACATCTCCCTGCATCGCCATGACGATGGCAACTTCTTCCCGGGGAGTGGGGCCGTGGATGAG GTAGGGGCTGGCAGCGGTGAGGGCTTCAATGTCAATGTGGCCTGGACTGGAGGTCTGGATCCCCCCATGGGGGATCCTGAGTACCTGGCTGCTTTCAG GACAGTCGTGATGCCCATTGCCCGAGAGTTCTCTCCAGACCTAGTCCTGGTGTCTGCTGGATTTGATGCTGCTGAGGGTCACCCGGCCCCACTGGGTGGCTACCATGTTTCTGCCAAAT GTTTTGGGTACATGACGCAGCAACTGATGAACCTGGCAGGAGGTGCAGTGGTGCTGGCCTTGGAGGGTGGCCATGACCTCACAGCCATCTGTGACGCCTCTGAGGCCTGTGTGGCTGCTCTTCTGGGTAACAAG GTGGATCCCCTTTCAGAAGAAGGCTGGAAACAGAAACCCAACCTCAATGCCATCCGCTCTCTGGAGGCCGTGATCCGGGTGCACA GTAAATACTGGGGCTGCATGCAGCGCCTGGCCTCCTGTCCAGACTCCTGGGTGCCTAGAGTGCCAGGGGCTGACAAAGAAGAAGTGGAGGCAGTGACCGCACTGGCATCCCTCTCTGTGGGCATCCTGGCTGAAGACAG GCCCTCGGAGCAgctggtggaggaggaagaacctATGAATCTCTAA